From the genome of Scytonema hofmannii PCC 7110, one region includes:
- a CDS encoding homospermidine biosynthesis protein gives MSKHLGKKIAPAPMPTDIGVVDLIDNYFTAYNSARLREICHLLSRDVLKEGVTVGVSLSGAMTPAGYGVSVLAPLIRHGFIDWMISTGANLYHDMHYGLGFELFAGNPFLNDVKLRQEGTIRIYDIIFSYDVLLETDAFIRKILQAPAFQKRMGTAQFHYLLGKYVREVEKQVGVKHSSLLATAYEYGVPIYTSSPGDSSIGMNVAALSLEGSQLILDPSIDVNETAAIAYYARGSEGKSAAFIIGGGSPKNFLLQTQPQLHEVLGLEERGHDFFIQFTDARPDTGGLSGATPSEAVSWGKIDPDELPSTIVCYTDSTIALPLVTAYVMNQCQPRTLKRLYDKRENMLAQLRTEYLAAKTRSSEQIPAAMVQTGVQESVTYPVGRLIPNTGGGE, from the coding sequence ATGTCAAAACATCTAGGTAAAAAAATTGCACCTGCACCAATGCCAACTGACATTGGAGTCGTAGATTTGATTGATAACTACTTTACAGCATACAACTCGGCACGATTGCGGGAAATATGCCATTTACTGAGCCGGGATGTACTGAAAGAAGGTGTAACGGTGGGAGTTAGCCTTTCTGGTGCTATGACACCAGCAGGATACGGAGTTTCGGTGCTTGCACCTCTCATCCGCCATGGATTTATTGATTGGATGATTAGTACTGGTGCTAACCTTTACCACGATATGCACTACGGCTTAGGTTTTGAACTTTTCGCTGGTAATCCATTTTTAAATGATGTAAAGTTACGACAGGAAGGAACCATCCGTATTTATGACATTATATTTAGCTACGATGTCTTACTAGAAACAGATGCTTTCATTCGTAAGATTTTGCAAGCACCAGCTTTTCAAAAACGGATGGGAACAGCACAGTTTCACTATCTACTTGGCAAGTATGTTCGAGAAGTAGAAAAACAAGTTGGAGTTAAGCATTCCAGTTTGCTGGCCACAGCTTATGAGTATGGCGTACCAATTTATACTTCATCCCCTGGTGATAGCTCTATAGGAATGAACGTTGCAGCCTTATCGTTAGAAGGTTCTCAACTGATACTAGATCCGTCAATTGATGTGAATGAGACAGCCGCGATCGCGTATTATGCACGAGGTTCTGAAGGGAAAAGCGCAGCTTTCATTATTGGTGGTGGAAGCCCCAAAAACTTTCTATTACAAACCCAACCGCAACTGCATGAAGTTCTAGGACTAGAAGAACGGGGACACGATTTCTTTATACAGTTTACAGATGCTCGTCCAGACACTGGAGGTTTATCTGGAGCAACACCCTCAGAAGCAGTCAGCTGGGGTAAGATCGATCCCGATGAATTACCCAGCACAATTGTTTGTTATACTGACAGTACTATTGCCTTACCATTAGTCACAGCTTATGTCATGAACCAGTGTCAGCCCCGTACTTTAAAGCGGCTGTATGACAAGCGAGAAAATATGCTAGCGCAATTGCGAACAGAATATTTAGCCGCTAAAACTCGTTCTTCAGAGCAAATTCCAGCCGCTATGGTTCAGACAGGTGTTCAAGAATCTGTGACTTATCCTGTAGGAAGGTTGATTCCCAATACTGGGGGAGGGGAGTAG
- a CDS encoding metallophosphoesterase family protein translates to MRILSISDQVIHHIPFITHSPNGLGVVNKVLPVLLAHVDSLPDGLEAIVATSDLQGIDQKNQRLLGHLVNEELDTLADLGKIPPLRETGVILAGDFYAKVDKRGGVGDVRDVWQAFRQRFRWTAGVGGNHDSFGRTQQEIRAFQDGRGINYLDGHITCLDGLRIAGISGIIGKATKPFRRSEKDFRKLLTQLLNESPDIFVLHEGPNDVNAKLVGNESIRAELVRGNNFLVICGHSHWTVPMTALSKGIQVLNVDTRVVVMVAK, encoded by the coding sequence ATGCGAATCCTCTCTATCTCTGACCAAGTTATTCATCACATACCGTTTATTACCCACTCACCTAACGGCTTAGGTGTGGTTAATAAAGTGTTGCCTGTTTTATTAGCTCATGTTGACTCACTACCGGATGGGTTGGAGGCGATTGTTGCGACAAGCGACTTGCAAGGTATCGATCAAAAAAACCAACGCCTTCTAGGTCATCTTGTCAATGAAGAATTAGATACGTTGGCTGATTTGGGCAAAATTCCGCCGCTAAGAGAAACAGGTGTAATTTTAGCGGGGGATTTTTACGCAAAGGTAGATAAGCGTGGTGGTGTAGGTGATGTCCGTGACGTGTGGCAAGCATTTCGTCAACGTTTTCGTTGGACTGCTGGGGTAGGGGGAAATCATGACAGTTTTGGTAGAACACAACAGGAAATTAGAGCTTTTCAAGACGGCAGAGGTATAAATTATTTAGATGGTCATATCACCTGTCTTGATGGACTGCGTATCGCTGGAATTTCAGGTATTATTGGCAAAGCAACCAAACCTTTCCGTCGATCGGAAAAAGATTTTAGAAAACTGCTCACACAACTCCTCAATGAGTCACCAGATATTTTTGTACTACATGAAGGTCCTAACGACGTAAACGCTAAGTTAGTGGGCAATGAATCTATACGTGCTGAACTTGTTAGGGGAAATAATTTCTTAGTGATTTGCGGTCATTCCCATTGGACAGTGCCTATGACTGCTCTGTCTAAAGGAATTCAAGTGCTGAATGTGGATACTCGGGTTGTTGTTATGGTAGCAAAGTGA